The DNA segment ATATCTAACTTCTACATTTTGTAGAGCTGAACATTTTAAGAAGGATCAAATTTGTTCAGCTTTGAGAatgaaaaccaacctgtttgttcctcagtatcttcatgtttgactctgaatgtttcttcaatcttcatGTCTTCAGTCTCCTCTTTAATAAGCGCCATCTTTATTTGTTCCTCAGTCTCTTCATGCTTCAGACTGAATACTTCTTCAATCTTcatgtcttcactctcctctttaataaacgccATCTTTATTTGTTCCTCAGTCTCTTCATGCTTCAGACTGAATACTTCTTCAATCTTCATGTTTTCAATCTTTATAAGTTTGTGACATGGATCTAAGATGATTCAACAGTTTTTCTGTGAGTTTGGACACAGAGGTTTATATTAAAGTaattaacaaaaagaaaatttaacCTCAACTACGGTAAATCTGTGTGCATCTCAATCAGCTCCCTAGTTCAGTAATCAGCACACTGTTAAGGGAGTCAGTCAAGAGTGACAAATAATGGCCATTCAAACTAGAGCTacaaattaataacaaattattttttttacatttataatttacaattaGTATTGATttatagattatatttaatatattccactttcatgcaatGATTTGCATTTGGTTAGTAAATTTTGTCATCACACGTTTGTtgttttcactgcattttttCGAGCAGCAGTTCTCGTGAGCGCGCGCTGATTCGAATCAGGAATAATTTGGTTCAATTGAGAAAGTTTGGAAAACCTCCGTTTTCTCTTCTAGCCAGTGACTAATGCATCTTTATGATTAACTAATTCAAGATAAAATGGAGCGAAGTGAGACGCAGATTTGCCGTTCAAGTGGATCCAAAACATCTAATTCATTTTACAGTTATTGTGAAAACAACAAGATAGACAAACTTTAAATGCTTGAAAACACAAACCTGTCTTCATCCGAATCACAACAGACGCAGGAGCGCAGGCGAATGACGTCacaccacaaaaacaaaacaaaagtcccTTTTAAAAGCTGCTCCCTAAAATCACcaacatgcattaaaaattaacacacaaataATAAAGTAGAAGACAACAGAATTTATTTCTTGGCAAAACTGTTTCTTGGCCAAACATGTTTTGAAAATAATTGATACTACTAAGACAAAACTGCAATGTTTGGTTGCAGAATGCATTTATAACCAGTTTGGTCAGAGTTCACTTCAGCACTGTCTTTGCTAGAGTACAAAAGACATGTTAGCAGAggtatttaaatattgtattatattgaacattgttttgtgaaaacaaagtttgttaaatgaataCACTTGAAATGTGCCTCCTAGATATGATGATAATAATGCTTATTAATGAATAAaggtaaataattatttttttaataaataaaaaggtatcCTTTCAATGCATTCCAGATTTCTACAAATATATGACATTTTAGTTACTAATATCAGTATAATGTATGCcctatcatgcatttttttttttaaataaacaaaatcttaAATTGCAGTCACCAGCAAAGGGTTGTAAACTGTAACTAGAACTGTGAAAGCCAGGCACTGACATCACTGCCACTCTATGATTGGCTGAGGTGCCTCATGTGATCCATTAAGTTAGCCATTACGCTTGTTTCAATGGTTAGTAAAAAATAAGACCCTCTCATCTCCCAATAATAAGACACACCTGGAGCTGGattcatgaaaatatttattaaaaagttgtataaaaataactatttacaaAAAGTAACATCTGGCTGCATTGTGAACATGCACCTAAATCAACACATTCATCCTCTACATCAGAAATTAAAGTCGCTTCATAGGTTACACAGGGCTGAACAAATTCTCAAAATTTTATCAATTGTAGGGGTGAGGTTAATTGAAACTGTTTAAGAAAGGACTTTGAAGTTTTTCAGTCATAATATGACCCGTTCAACATGGACACGTGCATTGGCAATGCCCCTAGTGTTAGTGGTGAACACTATCACTGAATTTATCACTGCACCTTCTTCCATTCGTTGGTGAGATGAACATGATCAGCCCACAGGGTGCAATGTAGTCCAGGTATTTGATGGTGTTCTGGCTGTAGTAATGACTGTAGGTCGCACCCCTGGAGCAAATGAATGGAATGCATCCAAGATTGCCTTTCACTTTGGAGTGTTTCAAaatgtttgtgaatagataagatccctaaagttgcaaagacaaaAGTCACAAaccaaaagagatattctttataaaaaagtCAAGACTTGTCCATGCCCCTCTGAAACGGCTCGTTTAAACATGCCCcacttcacgagttcacccttacatctaatctgaaagcgaatagtaagcatattttggcgcgctgtcctgggggaggggtccaggtccggagcatagcccgaacccaaagaAATTCctctatccctaatttgggataaaaatagactagaagtgaggagttggggtggaggagggatgccgaaaaactgtcgtagGACAAGAGGTAGGaaggctgcatatatatatatatatatatatatatatatatatatacacacctgtGCCatattggatgattatctgatcgtgttCCTCCCAAACTTCGTTAATAAAACctaatttcacgagttcacccttacatctaatctgaaagcGAATAGTAAAATTAAATGCCCCGCAGAATGCTTGTATGGAAGCATCCCCTGTTATGTGTGAAAAgtttctttgcttttttattgATAAGGTCACTTCTATTAGGTCTCAAATTGTACCTTCAGCTTCAGACCCTTCAATCTCTGTTCCCTGCTCGGCTGTCTTTGATCATTTTGAGCCGGTAACTTTTTCCTCTTTAGAGGAGGTTGTTGGTCATTTGAAGCCCCTCGGGTTCTCCAAATGATGCTGTCCCCCCTTGACTATTTAAGGAGGTTTTCCCCACTGTAGGACCATCTGTTTTAGCAGTTATAAATAGTAGTCTGACCTCGGGTGTGGTGCctgaaattttaaaacatgcaGTAGTTTAACCTCTGATTAAAAAACCTCAGTTCTTGCTAATTTCAGGCCTATTTCCAAATTGCCTTTCCTTTCAAAAATCTTGGAGAAGATTGTGTACAGTCAACTATTGGCCTTTTTGGAAGAACATAATATTCTAGAGGTTTTCCAGTCCGGTTTTAAGACCTTGCACAGCACCgaaactgctcttttaagagTTATTAATGATATCTTTTTAGCTACTGACTCTGGTGACTGTGTTATCCTTGTGCTTTTAGATCTaactgctgcatttgacacagtggatcatgaaatattgatttcacGTTTAAGGCAGTGGGTGGGCATTAGTGGCATAGCACTGGAGTGGTTTAGGTCATACTTAGCGGATCGGACTTTTTGTGTTAGCTTAGGTGACTCTGTATCCTCCTCTAGTCCTCTCTTGTGTGGGGTCCCACAGGGCTCAGTCCTCGGCCCTCtacttttctctctgtatttgctTCCACTTGGTTCCATACTTAGAAAGTATGGCATTTCAttccactgttatgcagatgacagTCAGATTTATGTacctataaaaaagaaaaattataactctGTTGGACAACTACTCAATTGTCTCGACGACATAAAGGCCTGGATGGCTctgaactttttacattttaatgataaaaaaacagaagtgatgGTTTTCGGAGGCACCACTGGGACCCCGCCTGTAGATCTGGGCTCCTTAGCACCCTATATTAAACCTATTATCACAAACCTAGGAGTTAAAGTGGACCCTGAGCTTAAATTTGACAGTCAGATCAAAGCTGTTGTCAAATCAAGCTTCTTTCATTTAAGGCAGCTggccaaaataaaaccaatgctgtCAAGACAACATTTCGAAACCGTTATCCACGCCTTTGTAACTACACGGCTGGACTACTGTAACTCACTTTATGTGGGGGTTAGTGGGTCCTCCATCAACCGTCTCCAGTTgatacaaaatgcagcagcacgtcttttaacgggcacacgtaaacatgagcacatttcccCTATTTTAGCTTCATTACACTGGCTGCCTATTCAATTTAGGATCcattttaaaattctgttatttgcttttaaatcacTAAATGGTCTTGCTCCGCCATACCTCTCTGAGCTTCTACACTCTTATAAACCCGTCTtctctctcagatcagatgatCAGCTGCTCCTGACTGTGCCTAAAACTAAGCGTAAGCTCAGAGGGGACCGTGCCTTTGCTGTGTCTGCCCCTAAACTGTGGAATGATCTGCCTTTGCATGTTAAGCAGGCCTcttctttatctgtttttaaaaCCCTTCTTAAAACCCATCTTTTCTCTTTGGCTTTTGACACCTAGTAAGAGGTCGACTTTATTTACTTGTTTCAATTTGTTactttgaatgcttttattctgtgGTTATAAATGgtacatatgtttattttatctattttatttttatttatttttctgtacagcactttggtctacTGTGGTTGTTGTAAAGTGCTTAACAAATAAAGTTGGTATGGTATGGTAGTAAGCATTCGCTTACTAGCACTTGGAAGgggagtcccccttgcgactaaATGCGAGGCATGGTGTGATGcctctgatggagggctctcactgggACCGAAGGGAGCCAGTGGCTCTACTCCACTAGGAGGGAGATCCCTGACCGCCATCAAGCATGCAACATTACTCAGACGGGTgattcaccctgcgaccgaagggagccgtgggtctgttgcaccggaagggagagccctgtcagATGGTGAGTAAGCAAGAAAAtgtaaaccatattacagatgctttgtcctTCAGCGAACTGTCCCTAATATTTATTGAacttgccactgatgattcaaacgcaagttttgagcagtgtacagTAGCACTTGtcgtttgttgtttctccgatcacaaatgcagacatggttttatgtttacatggtgtgatgcaatgcataaaaacatttatttaaaaacataaaacatttaaacattataagtaattatgtccccactggatgcaacaaatgccttgttcaTATTGGGTTTTATTGGTATTGGCTCGTCGAGTCAGGACACAACATCACAATATGGTAAGGTGCCTGGTATTTCCCTTACAGGCGTCTTATTTGCCGCACGTACCCAAGCAAACTTGCGGACGTGTCAAATATAAATGAGCCTTTACAGATGAGCTGTACCTGGTCATCCTTCTTTGGTTTATTATCCGCCATTGAACAAATGTAAAATGAACAGACTACCACTCAAGTACTTTCCACcatgactttatttttttcattttccagtCTCTTGAAAATCACTCTAAATTCTCTCACAGTGTTCATGAAGCAAGTCCATATAAAAGCAATTTTACTTGATCATTCATCATTACCTCCTTGTAagggaaaacttttttttttaaacatgtaatgAGTTACATGGAGGAGTTACAGTCATTTACAACAGTTTgggttattttaaaaaataacattttaacagtaATTTAACACTCTTGCCAATATTTAGATAACACcagcagtgctattttacacCGTCTTTGGAAATGCGACAGTGAAGACTTTGTATTGTGGGCGGTGTAGACATGAATTAATTTGATCAGTACACAGCAATCAAAATTTGTCTTTACATGACGGTTttgtaaattacaaatttaatCATTATGGTAAATATAGACAGTGATGGCAAACTTCTTTCTGGTTCTAACATGATGCATAAGGTTTTTACTGTTAGTGAAAATTATTCTACACACACAATATCTAAAACTCTAAAACTAAATCTCTCCATAAGTGCATCTTCACGTGTTTATTAAGGTTTACTTTACGTccgaaactctttccacaccgATCACATGTGAAAGCCTTCTCTCGAGTGTGAACGACCAAGTGAAGCTTAAGGTCTCCTTTTCGTgaaaagctctttccacactgttgacatgtgtaaggtttttctccggtgtgaactctcatgtgggcATCAAGGGATTGTTTATATccgaaactctttccacactgagagcatgtgtaaggcttctctccagtgtgaactctcatgtgagtCTTGAAGCTTACTTTATAACtcaagctctttccacactgatgacATACATAGCTGTTCTCTCCTGAGTGATTTTTCATGTGAGCACTCAGAGTGTCTTTATGTgcgaaactctttccacactgatcacatatgaatggcttttctccagtgtgaattctcatgtgtttTATATAGTTCCATTTTTGtctgaagctctttccacactgttgacaggcgaaaggtttctctccagtgtgaattctcatatgGTTCATAAGGTTCCCTTTTtgtctgaaactctttccacactgttggcaggcaaaaggtttctctccagtgtgaattctcatatgATTCATAAGGTTCCCTTTGTGACTGAAATTCTTTCCACAATGAGGGCAGGCgaaaggcttttctccagtgtgtaTTCGCATGTGGGCCTGAAGAGATTGTTTATGTATAAAACTCTTGTCACACTGAAGGCAGGTGTTAGATTTGGTCTTCTGGACTCTTTTTCGTGAGGTCTTTGCAGTCTTAATGGGTTTTGTTCCAGATATGAAACTACTATGTTCCACACACTGATCCTTCTCTTCCATTTCATTCAGTTCTTGTATCTCCTCTTTCAGTGGGACCAGATCTACagtgggaaaaaaattaaatgttaacttCGCAATGTAAAAACTGACAGTAACTTATGGTTATAccaattgtctttgatctttcaagttaTTCAATGCCACCAGtaggtgttgcatgcatcagtccaaaagttgttaaataaaaagcatccattcataaaaaaaagtgttgcgtTTCCACCGTAATTACCCGGAACAATTGTACAAGCAACTTTTCCCCTAGGAACTATTTTCACCCCAGACATGTTGCTTTCTGGGTTTCCGTGACTAATGGTTGTAGATGGAAATCAACAAAAGCCAAATTTTTCTTTAAGTGACCTGATGGCTGCCACTATGGGTCTCCCAGAAGGGATATCCCTATAAGGTTTATCAATTTTAGGCAGTGTATGCTCAACGCACATATACTCATATTCATTTTTGTCAACACACCTGAATTAACGAAGAGTTTTAAAATATTGTGTACAGAAGTGAGCCAAAGGATCCGtactaaattttttttgtaaaaaacttAATTAGAAAGTTATCTgtgaattttaaattaatactttattctATCTAAAATAACCACTCACTATAGACaaatcctttttttaaataattccaaTTTAGATAATTGTGCACCGTCAAATTATTTGCAAGTTTATACTGtcttttagattttaataaagataaaacattacTTTCTACAAGTCTACAATAAGTACCCAAAGAAGCGTTTCTGTTTTTAAAGGGAACAAAGGTGGATTTACCGCTTAAACTAGACCGATGTTGTTCACTAGAATTATAGTCCTCTTTAGATATACCACCATCCCGTGACTCCAAGGTTGTATAAGACATAGAAACTCCGGAGTCCAATGAGTGAGTCTGCTTTGAGATGGTCTGTCTcacatgaaaaaattattttagtctcAAATTCCGAAAATAAAATTTGCAAATCAATGTAAGTGTCAAAtgcctcactgtatatttacaataaaatgaaataggatatcaaataccactgcctccttttttCAATTAAAAGTAGTAATAGCAGCAGATTTACAAccattacaatgaaatgaaatatatcaattttcagggtttgggtagagggatgaggcgaggactcaatgatgcagagagaagggctctttaatagtagtaataataaaataaacaaacaaaaactaccccgtaggggaaaacagacaaaacttgactggcaaggcaaggcaaggcacgATGTGCACAGACAAATATTCAACGATGAACTAGCAACCAGACTGAAAACACAAggacaataaatagggagctaatgaAGAGGGTAACGAGGGAACACATGTGAGGAAAATTACATCAATAACCAGGTAAAAAGATGGGTGGGGTCAAGAAAATtgacgagagcacatggcacataggaactaagacaaaagccatgtgctcacacaaaacaaatacaagcacatggccagcaaaccaaATCACAAACCATGCGCTTGAATTAGACACAAACACGCAGCCAATGAGCAAAATAGAACAAGAAAGCACACAGCCGATAACTCGAGCTGTGTGCAACAATACAAGTAGGGGTCGACCGATCGGCCATTTTCAAAACCGATTTGCcgataaaaccattttattttgaaatgcgcGATCTGGCACTGATCCAGCCACCTCAGTCACCTGGCCTAGACTAAGCCCAGCCCATCGTCCGTCTGATTTGTTGGGAGTCACGAGCCTGGCCAATCAATACGGCTGGCGCGGCTGGAAAATGTTCCGCTCTCACACCGAGAGCACAGGAGCTGCTTCAGTGATCATCATCACACATCAATAAGTTATCTCTCGAAGGTAAGAATGCAGTAAACGTTCCTGAAGTTGCAATAAATCACTACACTGAAGTTGCAAAACACCTAAATATAATCGATTTATGATGACAAGCCCCGTTCAGTTATTATACTGTAACAGATCTAGTAAGCTGTTactgtactttatttattttgagtggTAATTTTACTCCCAGTCATAAGGGGGCATTAGGGAGTCATTATCAGTACAGTTTCTCTAGATCAGAGAATAAGAGGAGTAGGAAGTTTGAGAAGGGACACTTGTGAGCTGGGAGTGATTGCTCTCCCCATGCTTAACCAAACCCTTATTGAGGAACATTAGTGTTCTACATCTCAATGTAAGTTACTTTTTGTTTCTTTAGTATTGTCAGAGGTTTTATAGTTGGTAATATACTTTGCTTCCAGAACCTcatgttgtattgtttttgttgatCTAGAGGGTTTTTGTTTCTACTTAATTTTGAACTCAACTGTCAATTGAAacagagctggggggtgaaaacttttgtaatttgaagatcaaggtaaattgtacttaatttgtgtaccgggaaacatacatctgttgtatcttctgttgcttacgaagggcagaactaaatggaaaaaaattatatttcaacaaatttggccatcttcatcgtgttcaaaagttttcaccccccagctcttaatgcatcttgtttccttctggagcatcagtgaatgtttgaacctttttaaatagttgtgtttgagtccctcaaatgtcctcagtgtgataagatgtatctcaaaatcataaagtcactgctggaaagggttcaaatatgcataGATGCTGAAAAagtgaagaatctgcaggagcttaaagatttttctgaagaacgctgctcagtttaactgttcagaacaaacaagggactcatgcacaaccatcacaaaacagaaagacagtcgaggatcatcaggtaacagaacacagtactaagaaccaagggttcccaaacttttgagtggggttattttaataatttcagcattttttttgtcttgtggactaaatgttaatatcttttatgtacaatatcttactcaggacagtactaaataaaatataacatgcatttagtatgatctctcttattttttttaaattactcataatttcacagattctgcaaggggtgcccaaactttcgatccccactgtatataaatcataaaatgactcagttattatcattaaagccggacttccaatttttttttttttagcattagtgacctttaatttggagcaagataaactggagtgactttgtgtcagacatgtgtcacttctctcaaatctgattggttcaccttcagtctgagatcttgaatccagaacataacctgccctggagcaggttagccgtgcagcgtaagataccatggcaacgaacaccgattaaagccgagctactttcatactacctaaaacccagggttggcagaaactaagctgaaacatagctggctagccatctaatccagcttcatggtacaggcccctggtgcTGCTGATTTGGG comes from the Carassius auratus strain Wakin chromosome 4, ASM336829v1, whole genome shotgun sequence genome and includes:
- the LOC113066531 gene encoding gastrula zinc finger protein XlCGF57.1-like, with the translated sequence MKTDPHDGTIIKMEFIKEESEDMKIETFRVKHEDTETQTKMEFIKEESEETSRLKHEDTEEQTKMEFNKEDTEETSRLKHEDTEEQTKIEFNNEESEETSRLKHEDTEEQTDLVPLKEEIQELNEMEEKDQCVEHSSFISGTKPIKTAKTSRKRVQKTKSNTCLQCDKSFIHKQSLQAHMRIHTGEKPFACPHCGKNFSHKGNLMNHMRIHTGEKPFACQQCGKSFRQKGNLMNHMRIHTGEKPFACQQCGKSFRQKWNYIKHMRIHTGEKPFICDQCGKSFAHKDTLSAHMKNHSGENSYVCHQCGKSLSYKVSFKTHMRVHTGEKPYTCSQCGKSFGYKQSLDAHMRVHTGEKPYTCQQCGKSFSRKGDLKLHLVVHTREKAFTCDRCGKSFGRKVNLNKHVKMHLWRDLVLEF